The Chlorogloeopsis sp. ULAP01 genome has a segment encoding these proteins:
- a CDS encoding SDR family oxidoreductase, with the protein MFLVTGATGGIGRRVVRLLRERAMPVRAFVRLTSRYGELEHRGADIFIGDLQQENDIHKACQNVQYVISTHGSDGNPLALDYRANIELIDQAKANGVQHFVFISVLGADRGYEDAPVFKAKRAVERYLESSGLNYTILRPAGLASNLLPLAERFRETGVYLLIGDPKNRTSIVSTDDLAKMVVDSVTIPAARNQILPVGGPEVLSREDIPRILGRIFNKEPVIINPPMFVIDGLRNVLGFMNPQAQKNLGTFRTLLANEFFCTKEEIANLEAIFDLKLEPLENFLRRYLAV; encoded by the coding sequence ATGTTTCTAGTCACAGGAGCAACGGGAGGAATCGGTCGTCGCGTCGTGCGACTGCTACGGGAACGAGCAATGCCAGTACGGGCATTTGTGCGCCTGACTTCACGCTATGGAGAATTAGAACACCGGGGCGCTGACATCTTTATTGGTGACTTACAACAGGAAAATGATATTCACAAAGCTTGTCAAAATGTCCAGTATGTGATCAGCACTCATGGTTCCGATGGGAATCCGCTAGCTTTAGACTATCGTGCCAATATAGAACTGATTGATCAAGCAAAAGCTAATGGAGTACAGCACTTTGTTTTTATTTCTGTATTGGGAGCCGATAGAGGATATGAAGATGCTCCAGTATTTAAGGCAAAAAGAGCTGTAGAAAGATATTTGGAAAGTAGTGGCTTAAACTACACTATTTTACGTCCAGCTGGACTAGCATCAAATTTGCTGCCTTTAGCAGAAAGATTTCGGGAAACAGGAGTATATTTACTCATTGGAGATCCCAAAAACCGGACTTCAATTGTGAGTACAGATGATTTGGCAAAGATGGTAGTTGATTCTGTAACGATTCCAGCCGCTCGTAATCAGATTTTACCCGTCGGAGGCCCGGAGGTTTTATCACGAGAGGATATTCCCCGAATTTTAGGTCGGATCTTTAACAAAGAGCCAGTCATAATTAATCCACCAATGTTTGTCATTGATGGGTTACGTAATGTCTTAGGTTTTATGAATCCGCAAGCTCAAAAAAACTTGGGAACTTTTCGCACATTGCTGGCAAATGAATTTTTCTGTACAAAAGAAGAAATTGCCAATTTAGAGGCAATTTTTGATTTGAAGTTGGAGCCTTTGGAAAACTTCTTGCGACGTTATTTGGCGGTTTAA